Proteins from a single region of Paraburkholderia sp. ZP32-5:
- a CDS encoding ABC transporter ATP-binding protein yields the protein MSTLPHRQPSNEIGVELKGIVKHFGDSVAIDQLDLQVHEGEFFSLLGPSGCGKTTTLRIVAGFEQPTTGSVSIRQRDVTALPPYQRNFGMVFQNFALFPHLTITQNVAFGLKMRKVDAAAAARKVEAALELVSLAGFGKRYPRELSGGQQQRVAIARAIVFEPDVLLLDESLSALDKVLREQMQVELRTLQRRLGMTTIFVTHDQEEAMTMSDSIAVMQAGRIQQLGAPRDVYERPANEFVATFLGAANVIEGRLAGREADADLIEVFGRTCPVPASGDARSAGSALKLALRPENLFLSDAGSGVPATLTNVVYKGAQTQVFTDIAGQAIVMDLPTQKLSGELVPGQRVHIGWDPKHLVPLHGEPA from the coding sequence ATGAGCACACTGCCACACCGTCAGCCGTCCAACGAAATCGGCGTCGAGCTGAAGGGCATCGTCAAACATTTCGGCGATTCGGTTGCGATCGACCAGCTCGATCTGCAAGTCCACGAGGGCGAGTTTTTCTCGCTGCTGGGGCCGAGCGGCTGCGGCAAGACGACCACGCTGCGCATCGTCGCGGGCTTCGAGCAACCGACCACCGGCTCGGTGTCGATCCGGCAGCGCGACGTCACCGCATTGCCGCCGTACCAGCGCAACTTCGGCATGGTGTTCCAGAACTTCGCGCTGTTTCCGCACCTGACGATCACGCAGAACGTCGCGTTCGGGCTGAAGATGCGCAAGGTCGACGCCGCGGCCGCGGCACGCAAGGTCGAGGCCGCACTGGAACTGGTGTCGCTGGCGGGCTTCGGCAAGCGTTATCCGCGCGAACTGTCGGGCGGCCAGCAGCAACGCGTGGCGATCGCCCGCGCAATCGTGTTCGAACCGGACGTGCTGTTGCTCGACGAATCGCTGTCGGCGCTGGACAAAGTGCTGCGCGAACAGATGCAGGTCGAACTGCGCACGCTGCAGCGCCGGCTCGGCATGACCACGATCTTCGTCACGCACGATCAGGAAGAAGCGATGACGATGTCCGACTCGATCGCGGTGATGCAGGCCGGGCGTATTCAACAGCTCGGCGCGCCGCGCGATGTCTACGAACGGCCGGCCAACGAATTCGTCGCCACCTTTCTGGGCGCGGCCAATGTGATCGAAGGCCGTCTGGCGGGACGTGAAGCCGACGCCGATCTGATCGAAGTGTTCGGCCGCACCTGCCCGGTGCCGGCAAGCGGCGACGCAAGGAGCGCGGGCTCCGCGCTGAAGCTCGCGTTGCGGCCCGAAAACCTGTTCTTGAGCGACGCCGGCTCGGGCGTGCCCGCCACGTTGACCAATGTCGTCTACAAGGGCGCGCAGACGCAGGTCTTCACCGACATCGCCGGTCAGGCGATCGTGATGGATCTGCCGACGCAGAAGCTGAGCGGCGAACTGGTGCCCGGCCAGCGCGTGCATATCGGTTGGGATCCGAAACATCTGGTACCACTGCACGGGGAACCGGCATGA
- a CDS encoding ABC transporter permease — protein sequence MTAPVRSPAEAAESTKAASKSTSRQRPASASRLRVTRRSLMWTVAIPPVVLLLAFFALPLAYLLFISVMSNSGTDLYAWPMTLGNYTAVLADPFYLGIIERTLLITVLVLALCLLFGYPVALYLVRMPVKRRVMAMLVLMFPMMVSNVVRAYGWVSILSRNGVLSSTLQHVGLLDYPKQYLYSVGALTVGLMTILLPFMIISITNSLAAIDRRYYEAAESLGASPFRVFREVTFPLSTPGVTSGLLLVTFLALSAYVSISLLGGARYKLLVSMVFDAASTAQWPKAAALSFVLLVVALLLAKIIQLLLRPQRVQGRA from the coding sequence ATGACCGCACCTGTCCGCTCCCCTGCCGAAGCCGCCGAGTCCACGAAGGCCGCGTCGAAAAGCACGTCGCGGCAGCGCCCGGCAAGCGCTTCGCGCCTGCGCGTAACCCGCCGCAGCCTGATGTGGACGGTGGCGATTCCGCCGGTCGTGCTGCTGCTGGCGTTCTTCGCGTTGCCGCTCGCCTATCTGCTGTTCATCAGCGTGATGAGCAATTCGGGCACCGATCTGTACGCGTGGCCGATGACGCTCGGCAACTACACCGCGGTGCTTGCCGATCCGTTCTATCTGGGCATCATCGAACGCACGCTGCTGATTACCGTGCTGGTGCTGGCGCTATGCCTGCTGTTCGGCTATCCGGTCGCGCTGTATCTGGTCAGAATGCCGGTCAAGCGCCGCGTGATGGCGATGCTGGTGCTGATGTTCCCGATGATGGTCAGTAACGTCGTGCGCGCGTATGGCTGGGTCAGTATTCTCAGCCGCAACGGCGTGCTGAGCAGCACGTTGCAGCATGTCGGGCTGCTCGATTATCCGAAGCAGTATCTGTATTCGGTCGGCGCGCTGACGGTCGGTCTGATGACCATCTTGCTGCCGTTCATGATCATCTCGATCACCAATTCGCTCGCCGCGATCGATCGGCGCTATTACGAGGCGGCGGAGTCGCTGGGCGCGAGCCCGTTCCGTGTGTTTCGCGAGGTCACGTTTCCGTTGTCGACGCCGGGCGTCACCTCCGGCCTGCTGCTGGTGACCTTCCTCGCGCTGAGCGCGTATGTATCGATCTCGCTGCTCGGCGGCGCGCGCTACAAGCTGCTGGTCAGCATGGTGTTCGATGCGGCATCGACCGCGCAATGGCCGAAGGCGGCGGCGCTGTCGTTCGTGCTGCTGGTGGTGGCGCTGCTGCTGGCCAAGATCATTCAGCTGTTGCTGCGCCCGCAGCGCGTCCAGGGGAGAGCGTAA
- a CDS encoding ABC transporter permease, with protein MRASKWLLGGTALVALLLIFAPILVVLLLSFNGGDTIAFPPHSLSLRWFRAFLDSDEMRGSFVTSFWLALLAATVSTALALLGATYLARQRGRLAALLETLFIAPLVFPAIILGLALLLLYRTFGMPLIAGLAIAHVVVCFPYALRSIYAALQSFDWSLDEAALSLGANPWRVFTLVVVPIIWPSIMVGWMFAFIVSFGEANVVLFLTGPGVTTLPLEIFSYLQFQGDQLVVAAASALQVGVVVLFLLIAQQVLGTRNMVRAEQG; from the coding sequence ATGCGTGCAAGCAAATGGCTACTCGGTGGCACCGCGCTCGTCGCGTTGCTGCTGATCTTCGCGCCGATCCTCGTCGTGCTGCTGCTGTCGTTCAACGGCGGCGACACGATCGCCTTTCCGCCGCATTCGCTGTCGCTGCGCTGGTTCCGGGCCTTTCTCGATTCCGACGAAATGCGCGGCTCGTTCGTGACGAGCTTCTGGCTCGCGCTGCTGGCGGCCACCGTATCGACCGCGCTGGCATTGCTCGGCGCGACCTATCTAGCGCGTCAGCGCGGCCGGCTCGCCGCGCTGCTCGAAACGCTGTTCATCGCGCCGCTGGTATTTCCGGCGATCATCCTGGGCCTCGCGCTACTGCTGCTCTATCGCACGTTCGGCATGCCGCTGATCGCGGGTCTCGCCATCGCGCACGTGGTCGTGTGCTTTCCGTATGCGCTGCGCTCGATCTACGCGGCACTGCAATCGTTCGACTGGTCGCTGGACGAAGCGGCACTGAGCCTCGGCGCCAACCCGTGGCGCGTGTTCACGCTGGTCGTGGTGCCGATCATCTGGCCGAGCATTATGGTTGGATGGATGTTCGCGTTCATCGTGTCGTTCGGCGAGGCCAACGTCGTGCTGTTCCTGACCGGCCCCGGCGTTACGACGCTGCCGTTGGAGATCTTCAGCTACCTGCAATTTCAGGGCGATCAACTGGTGGTGGCCGCGGCTTCGGCGCTGCAGGTCGGCGTGGTCGTGCTGTTCCTGCTGATCGCGCAGCAGGTGCTGGGGACCAGGAACATGGTCCGCGCGGAGCAAGGCTAA
- a CDS encoding gamma-glutamyltransferase family protein — translation MSFTTRPELRGTFGAISSTHWIATAVGMAVLERGGNAFDAAAACGFALQIVEPHLNGPGGEVPIIFQRAGDAEPTVICGQGVSPALATIDAFRAQGLEMVPGTGLLPAVVPGAFDAWMLMLRDHGTMPLEDILGYAIGYAENGYPLLSRAVASIVPVEQMFREDWPTSAAVWLPGGNVPKPGALFRNPGIAATYKRIIEEAKAASSDRAEQIEAARKVFYQGFVAEAIDRFYRTESLVDTSGEVHGGLLRGDDMASWQASYEPTVSLEYGGVRVHKTGPWGQGPVMLQQLALLSHFDLAAMDPLGDEFVHTVTECAKLAMADREAFYGDPATSEVPLELLLSAEYNARRVKLIDDRASMTVTASHLAGASERLAMICRRAGSETPHGAGGGEVTFAPIPAVEGDTVHLDVADRFGNVVSATPSGGWLQSSPVIPELGFPITTRGQMFWLDEGLPSSLRPRTRPRTTLTPTLMTRDGAAWLAIGTPGGDQQDQWPLSVFLRHLWHGYGLQRSIDAPMFHNRHCPTSFYPRDYEPGRLLIEGRFEPRVIERLRERGHKVSVMDDWSLGRVCAVQRSEGMLRAAATPRHMQSYALAR, via the coding sequence ATGAGCTTCACGACCCGTCCCGAGTTGCGTGGCACGTTCGGCGCGATCAGCAGCACGCACTGGATCGCCACGGCCGTCGGCATGGCGGTGCTCGAACGCGGCGGCAATGCGTTCGATGCCGCGGCGGCCTGCGGCTTCGCGCTGCAGATCGTCGAGCCGCATCTGAACGGTCCGGGCGGCGAAGTGCCGATCATCTTCCAGCGCGCCGGCGACGCCGAACCCACGGTGATCTGCGGCCAGGGCGTGAGCCCCGCGTTGGCCACCATCGACGCGTTCCGCGCGCAAGGTCTCGAGATGGTGCCCGGCACCGGCCTGCTGCCCGCTGTGGTGCCGGGTGCGTTCGATGCATGGATGCTGATGCTGCGCGACCACGGCACGATGCCGTTGGAGGACATCCTCGGCTATGCGATCGGCTACGCGGAAAACGGCTACCCGCTGCTGAGCCGCGCGGTCGCGTCGATCGTGCCGGTCGAACAGATGTTCCGCGAAGACTGGCCCACGTCGGCCGCTGTATGGCTGCCCGGCGGCAACGTTCCGAAGCCCGGCGCGTTGTTCCGCAACCCCGGCATCGCGGCGACCTACAAGCGCATCATCGAAGAAGCGAAGGCCGCGAGCAGCGACCGCGCGGAACAGATCGAAGCGGCTCGCAAGGTCTTTTATCAAGGCTTCGTCGCCGAAGCGATCGATCGCTTTTACCGTACCGAGTCTCTCGTCGATACGTCGGGTGAAGTGCACGGCGGTCTGCTGCGCGGCGACGACATGGCGAGCTGGCAGGCCAGCTACGAGCCCACCGTGTCGCTCGAATACGGCGGCGTGCGCGTACACAAGACCGGCCCCTGGGGACAAGGCCCGGTCATGCTGCAGCAACTGGCGTTGCTGTCGCACTTCGACCTCGCGGCGATGGATCCGCTGGGCGACGAGTTCGTCCATACCGTCACCGAGTGCGCGAAGCTCGCGATGGCGGACCGCGAGGCGTTCTACGGCGACCCCGCTACTTCGGAGGTGCCGCTGGAGCTGCTGCTATCGGCCGAGTACAACGCGCGCCGCGTCAAACTGATCGACGACCGCGCATCGATGACGGTGACCGCCAGTCACCTGGCCGGCGCAAGCGAACGCCTCGCGATGATCTGCCGCCGCGCCGGTTCGGAAACGCCGCACGGCGCGGGCGGCGGCGAAGTCACGTTCGCGCCGATCCCGGCGGTCGAGGGCGACACCGTGCATCTGGATGTGGCCGACCGCTTCGGCAACGTGGTATCGGCGACGCCGAGCGGCGGCTGGCTGCAAAGTTCTCCGGTGATCCCGGAACTCGGTTTTCCGATTACCACGCGTGGACAGATGTTCTGGCTCGACGAGGGGCTGCCCTCCAGCCTGCGTCCGCGCACGCGTCCTCGCACCACGCTGACGCCGACGCTGATGACGCGCGACGGCGCCGCGTGGCTCGCGATCGGCACGCCCGGCGGCGACCAGCAGGACCAGTGGCCGCTGTCCGTGTTCCTGCGCCATCTGTGGCACGGCTACGGCTTGCAGCGCTCGATCGACGCGCCGATGTTCCACAACCGCCATTGCCCGACGTCGTTCTATCCGCGCGACTACGAGCCGGGCCGTCTGCTGATCGAAGGCCGCTTCGAGCCGCGCGTAATCGAGCGCTTGCGCGAACGAGGCCACAAGGTCAGCGTGATGGACGACTGGTCACTGGGACGGGTCTGCGCGGTACAGCGCAGCGAAGGCATGCTGCGCGCCGCCGCCACGCCGCGACATATGCAGAGCTACGCGCTCGCGCGCTAG
- a CDS encoding GntR family transcriptional regulator: MRTVITNHPAIGLSGTAPSKRRAADVAYDRIETLISKLVIEPGSPVVEADLAVLTGLGRTPVRESLMRMVSIGLIVQQPRRGLMVSAINVTDHLDVIQTRRVLEQLIAANAARRATAEQRKTMLACSQRMVEAASRDNLDDYMEADQALDHVVHNACRNRSAVKAVVPLVVQCRRFWYAYQHEGDTAMAARAHQEMAEAIASGNEAEATRHAGLLMDYLERFARCVIDA, encoded by the coding sequence ATGAGGACTGTCATCACGAACCACCCCGCCATCGGCCTGTCCGGGACCGCACCGTCCAAACGGCGTGCGGCCGACGTTGCGTACGACAGGATCGAAACGCTGATTTCGAAGCTCGTGATCGAACCCGGCAGCCCGGTCGTCGAAGCGGATCTGGCGGTGCTGACCGGTCTCGGCAGAACGCCGGTGCGCGAATCGCTGATGCGCATGGTGTCGATCGGGCTGATCGTGCAGCAGCCGCGGCGCGGGCTGATGGTGTCGGCGATCAATGTAACCGACCACCTCGACGTGATCCAGACCCGGCGCGTGCTCGAACAGCTGATCGCCGCCAACGCCGCGCGCCGCGCAACCGCCGAGCAGCGCAAGACCATGCTGGCCTGCTCGCAGCGAATGGTCGAAGCGGCCTCGCGGGACAATCTGGATGACTACATGGAAGCCGACCAGGCGCTCGATCATGTCGTGCACAACGCGTGCCGCAACCGCTCGGCCGTCAAGGCAGTGGTCCCGCTGGTGGTGCAATGCAGACGCTTCTGGTATGCGTACCAGCACGAGGGTGACACGGCGATGGCCGCGCGTGCCCATCAGGAAATGGCGGAGGCGATCGCCAGCGGTAACGAGGCCGAGGCGACGCGGCATGCGGGGCTGTTGATGGATTATCTGGAGCGGTTTGCTCGCTGTGTGATTGATGCTTGA